A window from Opitutia bacterium ISCC 52 encodes these proteins:
- a CDS encoding DUF1552 domain-containing protein gives MRMVCVGTNFGFVPKLFFPTETGVNYSLPELLQPLAHHRDHFSIFSQLDHGSEAVGGHGGVHAYLSGILGKNSEGYEESNITVDQKAAEYVETDTRYSSMQFTSGSSAGNLLSWTNSGVPIPPVQDLRVLYSLLFQKTDPNELNLLKRVHAEEKSILDLVRLDADRLTNRVGKNDQEKLDQYFTSVRELEKRLTQSEAWLDKPKPKVSYEMPNGADDMDFVKRVPLYYDLIALALQTDSTRVITFELSDIGANSGGFPITKGYHQLTHHGKVESYIEELSIIENFHTGQFARFLDKLSAVQEPNGKTLLDNTMALLGSGMGNASSHSNKDLPLLLAGGGFNHGQHLRYEKDKSRGTYTPACNLFVSMLQRFGAEVDQFNLSSGTLTGLDVV, from the coding sequence ATGCGTATGGTCTGTGTCGGCACCAATTTTGGCTTCGTTCCCAAACTGTTTTTTCCTACCGAAACAGGTGTGAATTACTCATTGCCTGAACTGCTGCAACCCTTAGCTCATCATCGCGATCATTTTTCGATCTTTTCTCAGCTTGATCATGGATCAGAAGCCGTGGGAGGTCATGGGGGAGTGCATGCCTATCTGTCCGGTATTTTAGGGAAGAACTCCGAGGGCTATGAGGAAAGTAACATAACGGTTGATCAGAAAGCTGCCGAATATGTAGAGACCGATACACGGTATTCGTCCATGCAGTTTACTTCTGGAAGTTCTGCGGGCAATTTACTGTCCTGGACCAATTCCGGGGTCCCAATACCTCCGGTCCAAGATCTTCGCGTGCTCTATTCCTTGTTGTTTCAGAAAACGGATCCTAATGAATTGAATCTCCTCAAGCGTGTGCACGCCGAGGAGAAAAGTATCCTGGATCTTGTCCGCTTGGATGCTGACCGTTTAACGAATCGCGTTGGCAAGAATGATCAGGAGAAACTCGATCAGTATTTTACATCGGTCAGAGAACTTGAAAAGCGACTTACTCAGTCAGAAGCCTGGCTGGATAAGCCGAAACCCAAGGTGAGCTACGAGATGCCCAATGGAGCGGACGATATGGACTTTGTAAAACGGGTCCCTCTTTACTATGATTTAATTGCCTTGGCGCTTCAGACTGATTCAACCCGAGTGATTACTTTCGAGCTTTCAGACATTGGAGCCAATTCCGGAGGATTCCCTATTACCAAAGGCTATCATCAACTGACGCACCACGGTAAGGTGGAGAGTTACATCGAAGAACTTTCGATTATCGAAAATTTTCACACCGGCCAGTTTGCCCGATTCCTCGATAAGTTGTCGGCTGTTCAAGAGCCCAACGGAAAAACGTTATTAGATAACACCATGGCTTTACTAGGTAGTGGTATGGGCAACGCCAGCTCTCACAGCAATAAAGACTTACCCTTACTGTTAGCCGGTGGTGGATTCAATCACGGTCAGCATCTTCGATACGAAAAAGACAAGAGTCGTGGCACCTATACCCCAGCCTGTAATCTTTTTGTATCCATGCTTCAGCGATTTGGAGCCGAAGTGGATCAGTTCAATTTATCTTCCGGTACACTGACGGGATTGGATGTCGTTTAA
- a CDS encoding sulfatase-like hydrolase/transferase encodes MHLKYVILFCSLLGSLAAADKPNVIFLMADDLGYGDVGFNGNSLVKTPNLDRMAGDGLRFTRFYSVGPVCSPTRACVQTGRHSMRFGMIGVNIGKLPTGEINMAQIAKSQAYRTGHFGKWHLGTLTKDPELSGPVPATTAERYGPPWERHYDVTFATETNIATWDPLDETGLRMPKHRVHFWSNGTEVKEDWKGSSEKMIMDRALEFVEDSAQDENAFLATIWFYGPHSPTRAGEELRALYPNEKLGRQHYLGSITSIDNEVGRLRQTLEELGIEQNTLIFFCSDNGPEGTGTPEPEYNTYGGVYYGEAGEFKGRKRYLYNGGVCVPAFAYWPGVIDVGQSSDEPVCSLDYLPTLCAVLGIEPPNDRPMDGTNVLDLLKGEDWRRNKFIPFASNMQKKSPTASIISQGHKLLLWFDESKKDELYNLKEDPKEETNLYQKNPILAGELRLELMTWLKSARHSYDHGDYPGYQVQGQFIKVE; translated from the coding sequence ATGCATTTAAAGTACGTCATACTCTTTTGTTCTTTGTTGGGCTCCTTGGCTGCAGCCGACAAACCAAACGTTATATTCCTGATGGCCGATGATCTCGGCTACGGTGATGTAGGGTTTAATGGCAATTCATTGGTCAAGACACCTAATCTGGATCGTATGGCCGGAGATGGTCTTCGCTTCACGCGCTTCTATTCTGTGGGTCCGGTTTGTTCGCCTACACGGGCCTGTGTGCAAACGGGTCGTCATAGCATGCGTTTTGGAATGATCGGCGTAAATATAGGAAAGCTTCCCACTGGAGAAATTAACATGGCTCAAATCGCCAAGTCCCAGGCTTACAGAACAGGTCATTTCGGAAAGTGGCATCTGGGAACCCTGACGAAAGATCCTGAACTGTCAGGACCTGTTCCAGCGACAACCGCGGAACGATACGGCCCTCCTTGGGAGCGACATTACGATGTCACCTTTGCAACCGAAACGAACATTGCTACCTGGGATCCATTGGATGAAACGGGATTGCGAATGCCAAAACATCGGGTTCATTTCTGGTCGAATGGTACGGAGGTTAAAGAAGATTGGAAAGGCTCCTCCGAAAAGATGATCATGGATCGCGCGTTGGAGTTTGTAGAAGACTCGGCTCAAGATGAGAACGCGTTTCTTGCCACTATCTGGTTTTATGGTCCCCATTCTCCCACGAGAGCGGGTGAAGAGTTGAGGGCGCTTTACCCGAATGAGAAACTAGGTCGCCAGCATTACTTGGGGTCGATCACCTCGATTGATAACGAAGTAGGACGGCTTCGCCAGACCTTGGAAGAGCTGGGAATCGAACAGAATACGCTGATCTTTTTCTGCTCTGACAATGGTCCTGAGGGAACGGGAACCCCAGAACCTGAATACAACACTTACGGTGGCGTGTACTACGGAGAAGCAGGCGAGTTCAAAGGAAGAAAGCGTTACCTTTACAATGGAGGTGTCTGTGTTCCCGCATTTGCTTACTGGCCAGGAGTGATAGATGTCGGACAAAGCTCAGATGAACCCGTGTGTAGTTTGGATTACCTCCCGACCCTATGTGCCGTATTAGGAATAGAACCTCCAAACGATAGGCCTATGGATGGCACCAATGTGTTGGATCTATTGAAAGGAGAAGATTGGAGACGTAACAAGTTTATTCCCTTTGCTTCGAATATGCAGAAGAAATCCCCCACCGCTTCAATTATTAGCCAGGGCCACAAACTCTTGCTTTGGTTTGATGAGAGCAAAAAAGACGAACTCTATAACCTGAAAGAGGATCCAAAAGAGGAAACCAATCTCTACCAGAAAAATCCCATTTTAGCAGGTGAGTTACGCTTGGAACTAATGACTTGGCTCAAATCTGCCCGGCACAGTTACGATCATGGAGATTACCCAGGCTATCAGGTACAGGGGCAATTTATTAAGGTGGAGTAG
- a CDS encoding arylsulfatase codes for MIRYLKLFLFTSVLWTLASSFVAFGQPNIIFIMADDLGYGDLGCYGQERIQTPNIDALASEGMRFIQAYAGGPVCTASRSVLMTGLHNGHTPARDNVPHYDYYLEPEDITLAEVLKDAGYVTGGVGKWSLGDPGTVGDATSQGFDMWFGYQNQDHAHFYFPEYLDDSKSPTGRIQYPGNSKSRRVYSHDALTGRALKFITENAGQPFFLYAAYTVPHFSSPIEDEDRLAVPDLGPYKDKNWSLAAKKYASMVSRLDYDVGRIVHMIDSVRLSDNTLIIFTSDQGPLGSGPYEELNSNGSLRGSKRTLYEGGIRIPFIARWKGTISENTKSDQIITFWDMLPTLAEVAGYPVFAGVDGHSVWPAFLGNPPSETHEYLYWDYGHSRKQYDQAVRLGDWKAVRHGETGSVQLFNLKDDLGEKNDVAAEHPEVVSEITTIMDTAANPSDRYEIGELYTGKPIWKPTWAE; via the coding sequence ATGATTAGGTATCTTAAGTTATTTTTGTTCACCTCCGTCCTATGGACTCTGGCCTCTAGCTTTGTTGCTTTCGGCCAACCCAACATCATCTTCATTATGGCCGATGATCTTGGCTATGGTGACCTTGGCTGCTATGGACAAGAGAGGATACAAACACCCAACATCGATGCTCTCGCCAGTGAGGGTATGCGTTTTATTCAGGCGTATGCGGGAGGACCTGTTTGCACAGCATCACGAAGCGTATTAATGACCGGTCTTCACAACGGACATACACCAGCTCGAGATAATGTACCCCATTACGACTATTATCTGGAACCGGAAGACATCACTCTTGCGGAAGTGCTTAAGGACGCTGGCTATGTTACCGGTGGCGTGGGAAAATGGAGCTTAGGTGATCCGGGGACCGTTGGCGATGCAACTAGTCAAGGATTCGACATGTGGTTTGGTTACCAGAATCAGGACCATGCGCATTTTTATTTTCCAGAGTATTTGGATGATAGTAAATCTCCGACTGGCCGTATTCAATATCCAGGGAACAGTAAATCCAGGCGAGTATACAGTCATGATGCATTAACGGGGCGCGCATTGAAATTTATCACCGAAAATGCAGGGCAGCCTTTTTTCTTATACGCGGCTTATACGGTTCCGCACTTTTCCAGTCCAATCGAAGACGAAGACCGTTTAGCTGTTCCCGACCTTGGTCCTTATAAAGACAAAAACTGGAGCCTGGCAGCCAAGAAATACGCCTCCATGGTCAGTCGGTTGGATTACGATGTCGGGAGGATCGTTCACATGATTGATAGTGTACGGTTGTCGGACAATACCCTGATCATCTTTACGAGTGACCAAGGTCCTTTGGGAAGTGGGCCCTATGAAGAACTTAATAGTAATGGCTCGTTGCGCGGCTCAAAACGAACTCTTTACGAAGGAGGAATCCGCATCCCCTTTATTGCGCGCTGGAAAGGCACCATTTCTGAAAATACTAAAAGTGATCAAATCATTACGTTTTGGGATATGTTACCGACTTTGGCAGAGGTAGCAGGGTATCCTGTTTTCGCTGGTGTGGATGGGCATTCAGTCTGGCCTGCTTTTCTAGGGAATCCTCCTTCTGAAACTCATGAGTATCTGTATTGGGATTACGGGCACAGCAGGAAGCAGTACGATCAGGCTGTTCGGCTGGGAGATTGGAAGGCTGTCAGGCATGGCGAAACTGGCTCCGTTCAGCTTTTTAATTTAAAGGACGACCTTGGAGAAAAAAACGATGTAGCTGCTGAGCATCCTGAGGTCGTTTCTGAGATTACAACCATAATGGATACGGCTGCTAATCCTAGTGATCGTTATGAAATCGGTGAGCTTTACACCGGCAAGCCGATTTGGAAACCTACATGGGCCGAATAA
- a CDS encoding sulfatase produces the protein MGRATEANTDTSTSEAQNNRASCSAAAVVQGKHRQDACATLFPVLLFALCSSIFAAAPPNIIFIMADDLGYGDLGCYGSTQNNTPNIDSLAAQGLRFTDFHSSGPMCSPTRAGTLTGVYQQRFGPNFYGAISGVDDYHTGLPLEAITIAEVLKNKGYSTGCFGKWHLGFQPPFFPTKQGFDEFRGLGSGDGDFFTHVDRSGRPDWWKNDELIPEEGYTSDLITKHSVDFTRRHKEQPFFLYVPHLGIHFPWQGPEDPPHRQAGTAYHQDKWGVIPDRSNVHPHVKAMIESVDRSVGRILATLKEEGLLENTLVIFTSDNGGYIRYSGGFENISSNGPLRGQKTQVYEGGHRVPTIVSWPGKIKSRVTDQTSISIDWFPTFANMAGILLDEMPMDGLDLSPLLLDRNPLPERNFYWRIRGNWAVRSGPWKLTYANGESGLFNLDTDIGDTIDLSNKYPEKVKLLQSAYNRWNADVNSSAKIYD, from the coding sequence TTGGGTAGGGCTACCGAGGCGAATACCGACACATCTACCAGCGAAGCGCAGAATAACAGAGCTTCCTGCTCTGCTGCTGCAGTTGTTCAAGGAAAACACAGGCAAGATGCCTGTGCTACTCTATTTCCAGTCCTCCTCTTCGCTCTCTGCTCCTCAATCTTTGCTGCTGCTCCTCCCAACATCATCTTCATCATGGCCGATGATTTGGGCTATGGTGATCTTGGGTGTTATGGTAGTACCCAAAATAATACGCCCAATATAGATAGCTTGGCTGCCCAAGGTTTACGGTTTACAGATTTTCACTCGTCAGGCCCCATGTGTTCGCCCACGCGGGCAGGGACACTTACCGGAGTTTATCAGCAGCGTTTCGGTCCTAACTTTTACGGGGCTATATCGGGGGTGGACGATTACCATACCGGCTTACCTCTCGAAGCGATAACGATTGCAGAAGTCTTGAAAAATAAAGGCTATTCCACAGGTTGCTTTGGGAAATGGCATTTGGGTTTTCAGCCGCCCTTTTTTCCAACCAAGCAGGGGTTTGATGAATTTCGTGGTCTCGGTTCGGGGGATGGCGATTTCTTTACCCATGTCGATCGCAGTGGTCGTCCCGATTGGTGGAAGAACGATGAATTAATTCCCGAGGAAGGGTACACAAGCGATTTAATTACCAAGCACAGCGTTGATTTCACCAGACGTCACAAGGAGCAGCCTTTCTTCCTGTACGTTCCTCACTTGGGAATCCATTTTCCCTGGCAGGGACCTGAAGATCCGCCCCATCGACAGGCGGGAACGGCTTACCATCAAGACAAGTGGGGCGTTATTCCAGATCGTTCCAATGTTCATCCTCATGTGAAGGCGATGATCGAGTCCGTGGACCGGAGTGTAGGACGTATTTTGGCCACCCTGAAAGAGGAAGGGCTGCTTGAGAATACGCTGGTTATTTTTACTTCGGACAATGGTGGCTACATCAGATACAGTGGTGGATTTGAAAATATATCCAGCAACGGACCCTTGCGTGGACAAAAGACCCAAGTCTACGAAGGAGGGCATCGAGTGCCGACCATCGTTTCCTGGCCTGGAAAAATAAAATCGCGTGTGACGGATCAAACCAGTATTTCCATTGATTGGTTTCCGACCTTTGCCAACATGGCGGGAATCTTACTCGATGAGATGCCGATGGATGGATTGGACCTATCTCCGTTACTGTTGGATCGAAATCCACTACCTGAAAGGAATTTCTATTGGAGAATTCGCGGCAATTGGGCCGTAAGAAGTGGCCCCTGGAAATTGACCTATGCCAATGGAGAATCGGGTTTGTTCAATCTGGATACGGATATCGGAGACACGATTGATCTTTCCAATAAATACCCAGAGAAAGTTAAATTACTTCAGTCCGCCTACAATCGATGGAACGCTGACGTGAACTCCAGCGCTAAGATCTATGATTAG
- a CDS encoding sulfatase, whose protein sequence is MICYLRNVGGALCPDRFIGYRKSGHKAPPTVFAFAFLLLFQITTHARPNVLFIAVDDLRVELGCYGSEHVISPNIDKLAEQGTLFERAYCQQTVCNPSRASLLTGLRPDTLRVWDLFTHFRQNVPDVVTLPQLFKQNGYHSQCVGKIFHNYRQDDWKGDRVSWSEPEFLHYGSHGHDDAQLDGDLPPNLVSGAGGTECRDVPDDAYYDGRVANKAVEALGILSKKDQPFFLAVGFWKPHTPFNAPKKYWDWYDRESVPVPEHLEPPKGIPEIALTSSRYNGRSKPDELREMHHGHLAAISYLDTQVGKVLSELDRLGLKDDTIIVYWSDHGLHLGEHGLTRKTTAFELDAAVPMMIVTSEHKAGQRTDSLVELLDLYPTLIELCGIKAPKNLQGKSLVHLLENPKEDHKPAVLTQTPRPNYPKGKLPEVMGYSMRTDRFRYTEWRDFKTGHVQARELYDHEKDPLETMNVVAREGYKKWLPELERQLEELVK, encoded by the coding sequence ATGATTTGCTATTTGAGAAATGTAGGAGGGGCTTTATGCCCCGATCGCTTTATAGGCTACCGAAAATCGGGGCATAAAGCCCCTCCTACAGTTTTCGCATTCGCGTTCCTTCTTTTATTTCAAATTACGACTCACGCCCGACCCAACGTGCTCTTTATCGCTGTCGATGACTTACGAGTAGAACTGGGGTGTTACGGAAGCGAGCATGTAATTTCACCCAATATAGATAAACTGGCAGAGCAGGGGACTTTGTTCGAGCGCGCCTATTGTCAGCAAACCGTGTGTAATCCTTCACGGGCCTCTTTATTAACTGGATTGCGACCAGATACATTAAGGGTTTGGGATCTGTTTACTCATTTTAGGCAGAACGTGCCAGATGTGGTTACGCTCCCACAGTTGTTTAAGCAAAACGGGTATCACTCCCAATGCGTGGGTAAGATCTTTCATAATTATCGTCAGGACGATTGGAAAGGGGATCGAGTCTCGTGGAGTGAACCAGAATTCCTTCATTATGGTTCGCATGGACATGATGATGCTCAGCTGGATGGAGATCTGCCTCCGAATCTGGTTTCCGGAGCTGGAGGAACCGAATGCCGAGATGTTCCCGATGATGCTTACTATGATGGCCGAGTGGCGAATAAAGCGGTGGAGGCGTTGGGAATACTCAGCAAAAAGGATCAACCCTTCTTTCTCGCTGTTGGTTTCTGGAAACCACATACACCTTTCAATGCACCTAAAAAGTATTGGGATTGGTATGATAGAGAATCGGTTCCTGTGCCTGAACATTTGGAGCCTCCAAAGGGTATTCCTGAAATAGCTCTCACCAGCTCGCGTTATAATGGCCGTTCGAAACCGGATGAGCTTCGTGAAATGCATCACGGCCACTTGGCTGCGATCAGTTATTTGGATACGCAAGTGGGTAAGGTCCTAAGCGAACTTGATCGGCTCGGATTAAAGGACGACACGATTATTGTTTATTGGTCGGATCACGGACTTCATTTGGGAGAGCATGGGTTGACTCGGAAAACGACCGCCTTCGAGCTCGATGCGGCGGTTCCTATGATGATCGTCACTTCAGAACATAAGGCTGGGCAAAGGACCGATTCCCTGGTCGAGCTACTAGATCTGTACCCAACGTTGATAGAGCTCTGCGGAATAAAAGCTCCGAAGAATCTGCAAGGCAAATCCCTGGTTCATTTGCTAGAAAATCCGAAGGAAGATCATAAACCAGCTGTATTAACTCAGACGCCGCGCCCTAACTATCCAAAAGGCAAATTGCCGGAAGTGATGGGCTATTCCATGCGCACCGATCGATTTCGTTATACCGAGTGGCGAGATTTCAAAACAGGTCATGTGCAAGCTCGTGAGCTTTACGACCACGAGAAGGATCCGCTGGAGACGATGAATGTTGTAGCTCGAGAAGGTTATAAGAAATGGTTGCCAGAACTAGAAAGGCAATTGGAAGAGTTGGTGAAATGA
- a CDS encoding VCBS repeat-containing protein yields MAMGILGASAELQRLQYNNPGQVVDLGVGLWAWPMPMDFDQDGDFDLVVVCPDKPFNGTYFFENKQGNVKMPVFEPPIRISKGDHNVQVSYVDGEVRVLSPGVEHTEFLEKGIDSGVSLGVTQEEVYQSTGNTRAKQWKYVDYDGDGLLDLVVGVGDWADYGWDDAYNDQGVWTNGPLRGFVFWLKNQGTNEMPQYAKSKQIMAGDKPTEVFGWPSPNFADFDRDGDLDLLCGEFRDSFTYFENTGTRTEPVYAPGQTLMHGDEPLTMELQMIVPVAFDWDRDGDLDLICGDEDGRVALLESKGTTWQGTPIFEKPIYFQQKAKDVKFGALATPYGVDWDQDGDEDIICGNTAGYIGFFENLGGGEHPKWDKVKLLKARGHTIRIQAGRNGSIQGPAEAKWGYTTQTVADWDNDGLLDIVVNSIWGKIIWYQNIGIPGKPLLDDARPITVEWPGKTPKPAWNWWDPVGDELITQWRTTPVAVDWNQDGLMDLVMLDHEGELAFFERALKKDQLVLLPGKRIFVDEKGESLGLIRGPAGKSGRRKLEVGDWDGDGRLDILFNGENSDFYRNMGERNGKVVLQNMGTMDERKVSGHTSSPTLVDWDGNGIPDLLIGSEDGRLYYKQNPRG; encoded by the coding sequence ATGGCAATGGGCATCCTTGGTGCATCCGCAGAACTCCAACGTCTTCAATACAACAACCCCGGCCAGGTCGTCGATCTCGGTGTCGGTCTCTGGGCCTGGCCGATGCCGATGGATTTTGATCAGGATGGCGACTTCGACTTGGTGGTCGTTTGTCCGGACAAGCCGTTTAACGGGACCTATTTCTTTGAGAACAAACAAGGCAATGTAAAGATGCCTGTATTTGAGCCACCGATACGTATCAGTAAGGGGGATCATAATGTTCAGGTTTCTTATGTGGATGGAGAGGTTCGGGTTCTCTCACCGGGTGTTGAGCACACAGAGTTTTTAGAGAAAGGCATTGATTCCGGTGTTTCACTCGGGGTGACCCAAGAAGAGGTTTATCAATCCACCGGCAATACGCGCGCCAAGCAATGGAAGTATGTCGACTACGATGGAGACGGCCTACTAGATCTGGTCGTAGGCGTGGGCGATTGGGCTGACTACGGTTGGGATGACGCCTATAATGACCAGGGAGTTTGGACGAATGGCCCGTTGCGTGGTTTTGTTTTTTGGCTGAAAAATCAGGGCACGAATGAGATGCCTCAGTACGCTAAGTCAAAACAGATCATGGCAGGTGACAAGCCTACGGAAGTCTTTGGCTGGCCATCACCCAACTTTGCCGACTTTGACAGGGATGGTGATCTGGATCTACTCTGCGGCGAATTCCGGGATTCGTTTACTTATTTTGAAAATACCGGCACACGGACTGAACCTGTTTACGCACCTGGACAAACGCTCATGCACGGAGACGAGCCGCTTACGATGGAGTTGCAGATGATTGTTCCGGTGGCTTTCGATTGGGACCGAGATGGCGATTTGGATCTCATTTGTGGAGATGAGGATGGCCGTGTTGCTCTCCTTGAGAGCAAGGGCACGACTTGGCAGGGAACTCCCATTTTTGAGAAGCCAATCTATTTTCAACAAAAAGCAAAGGATGTGAAATTCGGAGCATTAGCCACTCCCTATGGTGTCGATTGGGATCAGGATGGGGATGAAGACATCATTTGTGGAAACACAGCAGGCTATATCGGCTTCTTCGAAAATCTTGGCGGAGGTGAGCACCCGAAATGGGATAAGGTTAAATTACTCAAAGCGAGAGGCCATACTATCCGTATCCAGGCTGGACGGAATGGTTCGATTCAAGGGCCTGCAGAGGCCAAGTGGGGTTACACCACACAAACGGTTGCTGATTGGGACAATGACGGCTTGTTGGATATCGTGGTAAACTCCATCTGGGGAAAAATTATTTGGTATCAAAATATTGGAATACCCGGAAAACCCTTACTGGATGATGCACGACCGATCACGGTTGAGTGGCCAGGTAAAACTCCCAAACCAGCCTGGAACTGGTGGGACCCGGTAGGAGATGAATTGATTACCCAATGGCGAACGACTCCAGTTGCTGTGGATTGGAATCAAGACGGTCTTATGGATCTGGTCATGTTGGACCATGAAGGTGAACTAGCGTTTTTCGAACGAGCTTTGAAAAAGGATCAACTCGTGTTGCTTCCAGGAAAGCGAATTTTTGTAGATGAAAAGGGTGAGTCTCTCGGCTTGATTCGAGGACCGGCAGGAAAAAGTGGTCGGAGAAAACTGGAGGTAGGTGATTGGGACGGAGATGGTCGGCTGGATATTTTGTTCAACGGTGAGAATTCCGACTTTTATCGAAACATGGGCGAACGAAACGGCAAAGTCGTTCTACAGAATATGGGTACGATGGATGAACGAAAAGTCTCCGGACATACTTCAAGTCCTACCCTGGTTGATTGGGATGGAAACGGCATTCCCGATTTATTGATCGGTTCTGAGGATGGACGTTTGTACTATAAACAGAATCCGAGGGGATGA
- a CDS encoding exo-alpha-sialidase: MKLIALRKWIICELTLILAFGLLVFVSDVLGVMDQSHLPPLAKEGKGGLVSGELIFSIEDKPTKECHASTIVETDSGLVAAWFAGTRERDPDVGIWVSRLVNGRWSEPTEVVNGVQSMNLRYPCWNPVLFQPENGPLMLFYKVGPNPREWWGMLTTSEDDGKTWSWPTKLGEHWAVGHLLGPVKNKPIQLEDGSILCPTSTEVELTDDDTRWRVHFEVTSDLGKTWDVIGPIHDGIEFDSIQPSILTYSNGDMQVLCRSMQQVVSQSWSSDGGRSWSLMAATELPNPSAGTDAVTLADGRQLLVYNHTTRKTKIPSRKILNVALSDDGHEWEVALTLEHESNPRPADGRHWGEYSYPAVIQGSDGLVHITYTYNRESVKHVVLNPSEL; encoded by the coding sequence ATGAAATTGATTGCTCTTAGAAAGTGGATCATTTGTGAGCTCACCTTGATATTAGCTTTTGGCCTCCTCGTTTTTGTGTCAGACGTTTTGGGAGTCATGGACCAGAGTCATCTGCCTCCTTTGGCCAAAGAAGGAAAAGGTGGCTTGGTTTCCGGAGAACTCATATTCTCAATTGAGGACAAGCCGACCAAGGAATGTCATGCATCGACCATTGTTGAAACGGATAGTGGGCTGGTCGCCGCCTGGTTTGCTGGCACGCGTGAACGGGATCCTGATGTGGGGATTTGGGTATCACGACTGGTGAATGGAAGATGGAGCGAACCCACAGAAGTTGTGAATGGTGTTCAATCCATGAACTTACGCTATCCTTGTTGGAACCCCGTTTTGTTTCAGCCCGAAAATGGACCTTTGATGTTGTTCTATAAAGTCGGCCCGAATCCACGCGAATGGTGGGGAATGTTAACCACGTCAGAAGACGATGGTAAAACCTGGTCCTGGCCAACCAAGCTAGGGGAACACTGGGCAGTTGGACATTTACTCGGCCCGGTGAAAAACAAACCGATCCAATTGGAAGACGGATCCATTCTTTGCCCTACCAGCACCGAAGTTGAATTGACCGACGATGATACACGTTGGCGGGTGCACTTCGAAGTGACGTCTGACCTGGGAAAAACCTGGGATGTGATTGGCCCAATCCATGATGGCATCGAGTTTGATTCCATCCAGCCAAGTATACTTACCTATTCCAACGGTGACATGCAGGTTCTTTGCCGTAGCATGCAGCAGGTCGTCTCCCAAAGCTGGTCATCAGATGGTGGGAGAAGCTGGAGTCTTATGGCTGCCACTGAACTACCCAATCCAAGCGCTGGAACCGATGCCGTTACGTTAGCAGATGGACGCCAGCTATTGGTTTACAATCACACGACCCGAAAAACCAAAATTCCCAGTCGAAAAATTCTGAATGTAGCACTGTCCGACGATGGCCATGAGTGGGAAGTCGCCTTGACCCTGGAACATGAATCAAATCCTCGCCCAGCAGACGGTCGCCATTGGGGCGAGTATTCTTATCCCGCGGTTATTCAGGGGAGCGACGGTTTAGTGCACATCACTTACACCTATAATCGGGAGTCTGTTAAGCACGTTGTGCTGAATCCTAGCGAATTATGA
- a CDS encoding dihydrodipicolinate synthase family protein, giving the protein MSFQGIIPPLITPLKDPDTLDVEGLERLLEHMISGGVHGIFALGTTGEGPCLSYKLRIQVILEVCRIVKQRIPVLVAVTDTAMEESARLAQVAAEAGVDSVVLTTPYYFPAGQTELTQYVEHILPKLPLPVMLYNIPSLTKVWFEIDTLSQLSSHDQILGVKDSSGDLDYFAKLVELKSARPDWSLLVGPEAKMIDSVRLGGSGGVNGGANIYPRLFVEAYQAAVSGDAVRASDLQKKIEDFGQIYEIGQYASRVIKVTKCAASILGLCDDCMAEPFNKFYPEDRAKVETILKTLNLNTL; this is encoded by the coding sequence ATGTCATTTCAAGGAATCATCCCACCGCTCATTACTCCGCTTAAAGACCCGGATACTTTAGATGTGGAAGGACTGGAGCGACTGCTCGAGCATATGATTTCTGGTGGGGTGCATGGTATCTTTGCATTGGGCACGACGGGAGAGGGGCCTTGTCTTAGCTACAAACTGAGAATTCAAGTTATTCTGGAAGTGTGCCGTATCGTAAAGCAACGCATCCCGGTGCTTGTTGCGGTGACTGATACGGCTATGGAAGAGTCGGCGAGATTAGCCCAAGTGGCTGCTGAAGCAGGAGTTGATTCGGTGGTGCTAACAACGCCCTATTATTTCCCGGCAGGGCAAACGGAGCTCACCCAGTATGTGGAACACATTCTGCCCAAGTTGCCATTGCCGGTTATGCTCTACAATATTCCGTCCCTGACCAAGGTCTGGTTTGAGATCGATACTTTGAGTCAGCTATCCTCTCATGATCAAATTCTCGGTGTAAAAGATAGCAGCGGTGACCTGGATTATTTTGCCAAGTTGGTAGAACTCAAATCGGCACGCCCTGACTGGTCCTTGCTGGTCGGTCCTGAAGCTAAGATGATCGACTCGGTTCGTCTGGGTGGATCAGGTGGAGTCAATGGCGGGGCTAATATTTACCCACGGCTATTCGTTGAAGCCTACCAGGCTGCTGTATCAGGTGATGCGGTACGTGCTTCAGATCTCCAAAAAAAGATTGAGGACTTTGGCCAAATCTATGAAATTGGTCAGTATGCCTCGCGGGTTATCAAAGTAACCAAATGTGCTGCTTCCATCCTTGGACTCTGTGATGACTGTATGGCGGAACCGTTTAATAAATTTTACCCTGAGGATCGTGCTAAAGTAGAAACGATTCTCAAAACTCTAAATCTTAATACCCTATGA